A single genomic interval of Demequina sp. NBRC 110054 harbors:
- a CDS encoding zinc-binding dehydrogenase has product MLAAYAARFSPDDPASALDIGDRPAPEARENWTTVDVRAASINHHDLWSLKGVGLTDRQLPMILGCDAAGVAPDGSEVVVHGVIGADGHGVGPREPRSILSERYDGTLAEQVAVPTANLIPKPKELSFEEAACLPTAWLTAYRMLFHGADLKPGDSVLVQGVGGGVASAAISLGAAAGLEVFATSRSEWKREAALSMGAVEAVEPGDRLPTRVDAVIETVGRATWKHSIASVKNGGTIAIAGHTTGDPEPALLTRVFFHELRIQGVTMGTRKDLAALMSFLVRTGLRPTIDRVIPLAEARAAVDRVASGDHLGKVVVTVG; this is encoded by the coding sequence ATGCTCGCCGCCTACGCCGCCCGATTCAGCCCCGACGACCCTGCCTCCGCCCTCGACATCGGGGATCGCCCCGCTCCCGAGGCGCGCGAGAACTGGACCACCGTCGACGTGCGCGCCGCGAGCATCAACCACCACGACCTCTGGAGCCTCAAGGGCGTGGGGCTCACGGACCGCCAGCTGCCGATGATCCTCGGCTGCGACGCGGCGGGCGTCGCCCCGGACGGCAGCGAGGTCGTCGTCCATGGTGTGATCGGCGCGGACGGCCACGGCGTCGGCCCGCGCGAGCCGCGCAGCATCCTCTCCGAGCGCTACGACGGCACGCTCGCCGAGCAGGTCGCCGTGCCCACCGCGAACCTCATCCCCAAGCCCAAGGAGCTCAGCTTCGAGGAGGCGGCCTGCCTGCCCACGGCGTGGCTCACCGCGTACCGCATGCTGTTCCACGGCGCGGACCTCAAGCCGGGCGACTCGGTGCTGGTCCAGGGCGTGGGCGGAGGCGTCGCGAGCGCGGCGATCTCTCTCGGCGCCGCCGCGGGGCTCGAGGTCTTCGCGACTTCCCGCTCCGAGTGGAAGCGCGAGGCCGCGCTGAGCATGGGCGCCGTCGAGGCGGTCGAGCCCGGCGACCGGCTGCCGACCCGTGTCGACGCCGTGATCGAGACCGTGGGCCGCGCGACGTGGAAGCACTCGATCGCCTCAGTCAAGAACGGCGGCACGATCGCGATCGCCGGTCACACCACGGGCGACCCCGAGCCCGCGCTCCTGACGCGCGTGTTCTTCCACGAGCTGCGGATCCAGGGCGTGACCATGGGCACCCGCAAGGACCTCGCCGCGCTCATGAGCTTCCTGGTGCGCACCGGGCTGCGCCCGACCATCGACCGGGTGATTCCGCTCGCCGAGGCTCGCGCGGCGGTGGACCGCGTCGCCTCAGGCGACCACCTGGGGAAGGTCGTCGTCACCGTCGGGTGA
- a CDS encoding serine hydrolase has protein sequence MRLLLSVVVLAVSTAVATAAPRGSIDEFIDAEMPASGAPGMAYAVVTDGELTESGARGVMRAGTDETVTPDSPFGIGSISKSFTALAVMQLAEAGDVELDAGVGSYLDALAETPAGEPTVRELLSHTSGFSTLQGNTSRGASTGSLEAAVAALVDVEPAYAPGTVWEYSNTNYQVLGSLIEEVSGSDYQSYVTEYILEPVGMDHSFVADGEVHEEMATGHVPWFWTKGPLAEGPTDVVTAPQGGIVASASDVAAYLVVMMNGEDDVLSAEGKAEMLRPASDVSPFYGLGWYVDTADGTAGHTGAIPGVETQATMRPAGGDAVVVLVNGGSGVGFGETVQLRYGITALALGLDYAGEGSRWSQKALFLGLALLPVVYLLSMAWAWWHRAEIRAKAGVAGLFSLWFPLLTTAVAAWVLLFLVPGWMGAPLSTVWVFQPDMALVMTASAVGGVAWAVFRLVVAYTGRSTSRGPSTVAAG, from the coding sequence GTGCGACTCCTGTTGTCAGTGGTGGTGCTCGCGGTGAGCACGGCCGTCGCGACGGCCGCTCCGAGAGGCTCGATCGACGAGTTCATCGACGCGGAGATGCCCGCATCCGGCGCGCCTGGGATGGCGTACGCGGTCGTGACCGATGGCGAGCTGACCGAGTCGGGCGCACGCGGGGTGATGCGCGCGGGAACCGACGAGACCGTCACCCCGGACTCGCCCTTCGGGATCGGCTCGATCTCCAAGAGCTTCACCGCGCTCGCGGTCATGCAGCTGGCCGAGGCAGGGGATGTCGAACTGGACGCGGGCGTGGGCAGCTATCTGGACGCTCTGGCTGAGACGCCGGCCGGCGAGCCCACAGTGCGCGAGCTGCTCAGCCACACGAGCGGTTTCTCGACGCTGCAGGGCAACACCTCCCGTGGCGCGTCGACCGGCAGCCTCGAGGCGGCCGTCGCCGCGCTCGTCGACGTCGAGCCTGCCTACGCGCCGGGCACCGTCTGGGAGTACTCGAACACCAACTACCAGGTACTCGGAAGTCTCATCGAGGAGGTGTCCGGCTCCGACTACCAGTCGTACGTGACCGAGTACATCCTTGAGCCTGTCGGAATGGATCACAGCTTCGTCGCCGACGGCGAGGTCCACGAGGAAATGGCTACCGGTCATGTGCCGTGGTTCTGGACCAAGGGGCCCCTCGCCGAGGGCCCGACGGACGTCGTGACGGCTCCCCAGGGAGGAATCGTCGCGAGCGCGAGCGACGTGGCGGCCTACCTCGTCGTGATGATGAACGGCGAGGACGACGTGCTCAGCGCCGAGGGAAAGGCCGAGATGCTGCGGCCGGCGAGCGACGTCTCGCCGTTCTACGGACTGGGCTGGTACGTCGACACGGCCGATGGCACCGCGGGCCACACCGGTGCGATCCCCGGCGTCGAGACCCAGGCGACGATGCGGCCCGCCGGGGGCGATGCCGTCGTGGTCCTCGTCAACGGAGGCAGTGGGGTCGGCTTCGGCGAGACCGTGCAGCTGCGCTACGGGATCACCGCGCTCGCGCTGGGCCTGGACTACGCCGGCGAGGGTTCGCGCTGGTCGCAGAAGGCGCTCTTTCTCGGGCTTGCGCTCCTGCCGGTCGTGTACCTCCTGAGCATGGCGTGGGCATGGTGGCACCGCGCGGAGATTCGCGCCAAGGCCGGCGTGGCGGGACTGTTCAGCCTGTGGTTCCCGCTGCTCACCACCGCCGTGGCGGCGTGGGTGCTGCTGTTCCTGGTACCGGGCTGGATGGGGGCGCCGCTGTCGACCGTGTGGGTGTTCCAGCCCGACATGGCCCTCGTGATGACCGCCTCCGCGGTGGGAGGAGTCGCCTGGGCGGTGTTCCGCCTCGTCGTCGCCTACACCGGACGGTCCACGAGTCGCGGGCCGTCTACGGTGGCGGCGGGCTAG
- a CDS encoding diguanylate cyclase — protein sequence MVQGANHFFLISTVTNAPLVLLIAVGSWPLTLSPAVSHLAMIIGWYVAVFLNGRGRLAAASLLGIALPLIQYLYLSVLFSAGSLFEVQLLLLGGLIYVVFVPTRWRWGLLFSVVGLLTAAVLVAVPAFAEPRVDVPAWWLSVAAAYNLANVAFFLFLTGFFNNSYLQRERRRNQELLSEAHLLAVTDALTGLYNRRGIEPELQSAEITGDYVLAIADVDHFKQINDRLGHQVGDEVLSEVAADIRAALPRAAAIARWGGEEFLVVMIQTQLPDALTMLDRARAAAERSITVDDETEHVTISIGAVRVDQPGSVDVAIARADGQLYEAKREGRNMVRGVTLRERARRRLPEVAGDRSLSGG from the coding sequence ATGGTGCAGGGTGCCAACCACTTCTTCCTCATCTCGACCGTCACCAACGCCCCGCTGGTCCTCCTCATCGCCGTCGGGTCGTGGCCCCTCACGCTCTCGCCCGCGGTGTCTCATCTCGCGATGATCATCGGCTGGTACGTGGCCGTCTTCCTCAATGGGCGGGGACGGCTCGCCGCTGCGAGCCTGCTCGGGATCGCGCTGCCGCTGATCCAGTACCTGTACCTGTCGGTGCTGTTCTCCGCGGGGTCGCTGTTCGAGGTTCAGCTGCTGCTGCTCGGCGGCCTGATCTACGTGGTGTTCGTGCCGACGCGGTGGCGCTGGGGGCTGCTGTTCTCGGTGGTCGGGTTGCTCACCGCAGCGGTGCTCGTGGCCGTGCCCGCGTTCGCCGAGCCGCGCGTCGACGTGCCCGCGTGGTGGCTCTCGGTCGCCGCGGCCTACAACCTCGCGAACGTCGCCTTCTTCCTGTTCCTCACGGGGTTCTTCAACAACAGCTATCTCCAGCGCGAGCGTCGGCGGAACCAGGAGCTCCTGTCGGAGGCGCACCTGCTCGCCGTGACGGACGCGCTCACGGGCCTGTACAACAGGCGCGGCATCGAGCCCGAGCTCCAGTCCGCCGAGATCACAGGCGACTACGTGCTCGCGATCGCCGACGTCGATCACTTCAAGCAGATCAACGACAGGCTCGGCCACCAGGTGGGCGACGAGGTGCTGAGCGAGGTCGCCGCCGACATCCGCGCCGCGCTTCCGCGCGCGGCCGCGATCGCTCGCTGGGGCGGCGAGGAGTTCCTGGTGGTCATGATCCAGACGCAGCTGCCCGACGCGCTCACGATGCTCGATAGGGCCCGCGCCGCGGCCGAGCGCTCCATCACGGTCGATGACGAGACCGAGCACGTCACCATCTCGATCGGCGCCGTCAGGGTCGATCAGCCCGGGTCCGTCGACGTCGCCATCGCTCGCGCGGATGGCCAGCTTTACGAGGCCAAGCGCGAGGGGCGCAACATGGTCCGAGGCGTGACCCTGCGCGAACGCGCGCGCCGGCGGCTCCCGGAGGTGGCGGGCGACCGGAGCCTCTCGGGTGGCTGA
- the guaA gene encoding glutamine-hydrolyzing GMP synthase produces the protein MSNPTQHRPVLVVDFGAQYAQLIARRVREASVYSEIVPHTMPVARMLEKDPAAVILSGGPSSVYEDGAPHLDDEAALFAAGVPVMGICYGFQVMAKALGGTVAKTGLREYGRTQAHVGEAGAQLSGSPSTQEVWMSHGDSVHEAPEGFTVLATTEGAPVAAFENVDAQLCGVQWHPEVKHSPLGQAAIENFLYRVAGLTPDWTSANVIDEQVALIREQVGDKRVICALSGGVDSAVAAAIVQKAVGDQLTCIHVDHGLMRAGEVEQIEKDFVASTGVRLIIRDEKERFLSALAGVSDPETKRKIIGREFIRVFEDSARQVVEEAGAHGEEVEFLVQGTLYPDVVESGGGEGAANIKSHHNVGGLPDDLQFSLVEPLRTLFKDEVRAVGRELGIPEEIVGRQPFPGPGLGIRIIGEVTWERLEILRAADAIAREELTKAGLDQEIWQCPVVLLADVRSVGVQGDGRTYGHPIVLRPVSSEDAMTADWSRLPYEVLAHISNRITNEVAEVNRVTLDVTSKPPGTIEWE, from the coding sequence GTGAGCAACCCCACCCAGCACCGCCCGGTCCTGGTCGTCGACTTCGGCGCGCAGTACGCGCAGCTGATCGCACGACGGGTCCGCGAGGCGAGCGTGTACTCAGAGATCGTCCCGCACACCATGCCGGTCGCGCGGATGCTCGAGAAGGACCCCGCCGCGGTGATCCTCTCGGGCGGCCCGTCGTCCGTGTACGAGGACGGCGCGCCCCACCTGGACGACGAGGCCGCCCTGTTCGCGGCAGGGGTGCCCGTCATGGGCATCTGCTACGGCTTCCAGGTCATGGCGAAGGCGCTCGGCGGCACGGTCGCGAAGACCGGGCTGCGCGAGTACGGCCGCACCCAGGCGCACGTCGGCGAGGCGGGAGCCCAGCTCTCGGGAAGCCCCTCCACGCAGGAGGTGTGGATGAGCCACGGCGACTCGGTCCACGAGGCGCCCGAGGGCTTCACCGTGCTCGCGACCACGGAGGGCGCTCCCGTCGCGGCGTTCGAGAACGTCGACGCCCAGCTGTGCGGCGTCCAGTGGCATCCCGAGGTCAAGCACTCGCCGCTCGGCCAGGCCGCGATCGAGAACTTCCTGTACCGGGTCGCGGGGCTGACCCCGGACTGGACCAGCGCCAACGTCATCGACGAGCAGGTCGCGCTCATCCGCGAGCAGGTCGGCGACAAGCGCGTCATCTGCGCGCTGTCCGGCGGCGTGGACTCCGCGGTCGCCGCGGCCATCGTGCAGAAGGCCGTGGGCGACCAGCTCACGTGCATCCACGTGGACCACGGGCTCATGCGTGCGGGCGAGGTCGAGCAGATCGAGAAGGACTTCGTCGCGTCGACCGGCGTCCGCCTCATCATCCGCGATGAGAAGGAGCGCTTCCTGAGCGCCCTCGCGGGAGTGTCCGACCCCGAGACCAAGCGCAAGATCATCGGCCGCGAGTTCATCCGCGTGTTCGAGGACTCCGCGCGACAGGTGGTCGAGGAGGCCGGCGCGCACGGCGAGGAGGTCGAGTTCCTGGTCCAGGGCACGCTCTACCCTGACGTCGTCGAGTCCGGTGGCGGCGAGGGCGCGGCCAACATCAAGAGCCATCACAACGTGGGCGGCCTCCCCGACGACCTGCAGTTCTCGCTCGTCGAGCCGCTGCGCACGCTGTTCAAGGACGAGGTCCGCGCCGTGGGACGCGAGCTCGGCATCCCCGAGGAGATCGTCGGCCGCCAGCCCTTCCCGGGCCCGGGCCTCGGCATCCGCATCATCGGCGAGGTCACGTGGGAGCGCCTCGAGATCCTGCGCGCGGCCGACGCGATTGCGCGCGAGGAGCTCACGAAGGCGGGCCTGGACCAGGAGATCTGGCAGTGCCCCGTGGTGCTGCTCGCGGATGTCCGCTCGGTCGGCGTCCAGGGAGACGGCCGCACCTACGGCCACCCGATCGTCCTGCGTCCCGTGTCCTCGGAGGACGCGATGACCGCCGACTGGTCGCGACTGCCCTACGAGGTGCTCGCGCACATCTCCAACCGCATCACCAACGAGGTGGCCGAGGTCAACCGCGTCACGCTCGACGTCACGAGCAAGCCGCCGGGCACCATCGAGTGGGAGTAG
- a CDS encoding DUF3817 domain-containing protein — MTEPAVQPSPQDDAGVDPRLAGDLKRYRVMAIITGTFLLTVFVGLLRYIPAIGLDEGPVDTFFSAVAIIHGWIYIVYLVTVVMLWMRMRWGLGCLIYMAAGGIVPLLSFFAERRIAHEVAGSVKP; from the coding sequence GTGACCGAGCCTGCCGTGCAGCCCAGCCCCCAGGACGACGCGGGGGTGGACCCGCGCCTCGCAGGAGACCTGAAGCGCTATCGGGTGATGGCGATCATCACCGGCACCTTCCTGCTCACGGTCTTCGTCGGCCTGCTGAGGTACATCCCTGCGATCGGTCTGGACGAGGGTCCCGTGGACACCTTCTTCTCCGCGGTCGCGATCATCCACGGCTGGATCTACATCGTGTACCTCGTCACCGTCGTGATGCTGTGGATGCGCATGAGGTGGGGCCTCGGGTGCCTGATCTACATGGCCGCGGGAGGCATCGTCCCCCTGCTGTCGTTCTTCGCCGAGCGCCGCATCGCGCACGAGGTCGCCGGTAGTGTGAAGCCGTGA
- the pta gene encoding phosphate acetyltransferase, whose translation MSRSIYIASTEGDTGKSTIALGITAMLSRTVGRVGIFRPVARVADGSDYVLQLLLGHDGIDQSYEESVGVTYDDVHANPDVALATIVQRYHEVARKSDVVVIVGTDYTDKSAAAEFELNARIAANLGAPVALVVRGMDRTPAEIAQTIDGAHKEMENNHARVAAVFANRCDADAVQEIASLLPDGLVGGALPEEPLLVAPALASLIEAVNGTVISGSPELMSREVSTIVVGAMSPEHLLGRLKEGAVVVTPGDRSDALLAILTAHAAGGFPALSGVILNGGFEPAEPIRRLIDGLGSSLPIATTDLGTYDTASTCWNTRGRLSRDSQLKVDTALEMFESHVDTEALARLLDVAKTDVVTPLMFENRLLDRARGSMQHIVLPEGGDDRILRAASTLLRRNVVELTILGDEAAIRARGAELGLDLDKARIISPHDEEYVSRYADKYYEMRKHKGATMDVARDRVQDVSYFGTMMVQEGDADGMVSGAAHTTAHTITPSFQIIKTVPGTSVVSSVFLMCLADRVLVYGDCAVNPDPTAPELADIAISSAATAEQFGIAPKIAMLSYSTGESGKGSDVDKVREATAIVRERRPDLLVEGPIQYDAAVDPSVAASKAPGSPVAGQATVLVFPDLNTGNNTYKAVQRSAGAVAIGPVLQGLRKPVNDLSRGALVQDIVNTVAITAIQAQQIDAEG comes from the coding sequence GTGTCTAGATCCATCTACATCGCCTCGACCGAAGGCGACACTGGCAAGTCCACCATCGCTCTGGGCATCACTGCGATGCTCTCTCGCACCGTCGGCCGCGTGGGGATCTTCCGTCCCGTCGCGCGCGTCGCCGACGGCTCCGACTATGTCCTCCAGCTCCTCCTCGGCCACGACGGCATCGACCAGTCGTACGAGGAGTCCGTGGGCGTCACCTACGACGACGTGCACGCGAACCCCGACGTCGCCCTCGCGACGATCGTGCAGCGCTATCACGAGGTCGCGCGCAAGTCCGATGTCGTCGTGATCGTCGGCACCGACTACACCGACAAGTCGGCCGCGGCTGAGTTCGAGCTCAACGCGCGCATCGCCGCGAACCTCGGCGCCCCGGTCGCGCTGGTCGTGCGCGGCATGGACCGCACGCCCGCGGAGATCGCGCAGACGATCGACGGCGCACACAAGGAGATGGAGAACAACCACGCCCGTGTGGCCGCGGTGTTCGCCAATCGCTGCGACGCCGACGCGGTCCAGGAGATCGCCTCGCTCCTGCCCGACGGCCTGGTCGGCGGAGCGCTTCCGGAGGAGCCGCTGCTCGTCGCCCCCGCGCTCGCCTCGCTCATCGAGGCCGTGAACGGCACGGTCATCTCCGGCTCGCCCGAGCTGATGTCGCGCGAGGTGTCGACGATCGTCGTCGGCGCGATGAGCCCCGAGCACCTGCTCGGACGGCTCAAGGAGGGCGCGGTCGTCGTCACCCCTGGCGACCGCTCCGACGCGCTGCTCGCGATCCTCACCGCGCACGCCGCGGGCGGCTTCCCCGCGCTTTCCGGCGTGATCCTCAACGGCGGCTTCGAGCCCGCCGAGCCGATCCGCCGCCTCATCGACGGCCTCGGTTCGTCGCTCCCGATCGCGACCACCGACCTGGGCACCTACGACACCGCGAGCACCTGCTGGAACACCCGAGGCCGGCTCTCGCGCGACTCGCAGCTCAAGGTCGACACCGCGCTCGAGATGTTCGAGTCGCACGTCGACACCGAGGCCCTCGCGCGCCTGCTCGACGTCGCGAAGACCGACGTCGTCACCCCGCTCATGTTCGAGAACCGACTGCTCGACCGCGCGCGCGGCTCGATGCAGCACATCGTCCTGCCCGAGGGAGGCGACGACCGCATCCTGCGCGCCGCGTCGACCCTGCTGCGACGCAACGTCGTCGAGCTCACGATCCTCGGTGACGAGGCGGCGATCCGCGCCCGCGGCGCCGAGCTCGGCCTGGACCTCGACAAGGCGCGCATCATCTCCCCGCATGACGAGGAGTACGTGTCCCGCTACGCGGACAAGTACTACGAGATGCGCAAGCACAAGGGCGCCACGATGGACGTCGCCCGCGACCGCGTCCAGGACGTCAGCTACTTCGGCACGATGATGGTCCAGGAGGGCGACGCCGACGGCATGGTCTCCGGCGCCGCGCACACCACGGCCCACACCATCACGCCGTCGTTCCAGATCATCAAGACCGTCCCCGGCACGTCCGTCGTGTCGTCCGTGTTCCTGATGTGCCTGGCCGACCGCGTGCTCGTCTACGGCGACTGCGCCGTGAACCCCGACCCGACGGCCCCCGAGCTCGCGGACATCGCGATCTCGTCGGCCGCGACGGCCGAGCAGTTCGGCATCGCCCCGAAGATCGCGATGCTGTCCTACTCGACCGGTGAGTCCGGCAAGGGCTCCGACGTCGACAAGGTCCGCGAGGCGACCGCGATCGTCCGCGAGCGCCGCCCCGATCTCCTTGTCGAGGGCCCGATCCAGTACGACGCGGCCGTCGATCCGTCCGTCGCTGCGTCCAAGGCCCCGGGTTCCCCCGTGGCCGGACAGGCTACTGTTCTCGTGTTCCCGGACCTCAACACAGGCAACAACACCTACAAGGCGGTGCAGCGTTCCGCGGGTGCCGTGGCCATCGGCCCGGTCCTGCAGGGACTCCGCAAGCCCGTCAACGACCTGTCCAGGGGAGCCCTGGTGCAGGACATCGTCAACACGGTGGCCATCACGGCCATCCAGGCACAGCAGATCGACGCGGAAGGCTGA
- a CDS encoding diguanylate cyclase has protein sequence MSIGLADGRDDERSHRVVKRADEALYEAKSTGRNRLCLRAVSDLSADSDRDLPRTDAIPSGDGDA, from the coding sequence ATGTCTATCGGCCTGGCGGATGGCCGGGACGATGAGAGGAGCCATCGCGTGGTCAAGCGAGCCGACGAGGCGCTCTACGAGGCGAAGTCGACGGGGCGCAACCGCCTGTGCCTCCGCGCCGTCAGCGACCTGTCCGCCGACTCCGACCGCGACCTCCCCCGCACCGACGCGATCCCGTCCGGCGACGGGGACGCGTGA
- a CDS encoding acetate/propionate family kinase, producing MAVNYEGIALVLNCGSSSVKYQVVDTTKEEPLASGIVERVTDHGVAIHEIIDVLGKPDSGVDLSALTVVGHRVVQGGEEFSAPTIIDDEVERGIAKLSVLAPLHNPGHVAGISAARAQFPNIPHVAVFDTAFHTTLSEAAYTYPLDLRVAKEHGIRKYGFHGTSHGYVSRECAALMGKEPKDVNIITLHLGNGASADAVQGGHAVDTSMGLTPLDGLMMGSRTGTIDPAVVFHLHRAAGMSIDEIDTLFNKQSGLLGMCGYSDLRDVHKAIDEGSHDARLALDVYTRRIKGYVGQYFALMGSVDAIVFTAGVGENDDVVRLESLQGLEGLGIKIDEEKNAGRKKQATLVSADDSKVQIWVIPTDEEREIATQSIAAVS from the coding sequence GTGGCAGTGAACTACGAGGGGATCGCTCTGGTCCTCAACTGCGGGTCCAGCTCGGTGAAGTACCAGGTGGTGGACACGACCAAGGAGGAGCCGCTGGCCTCCGGCATCGTGGAGCGAGTGACCGATCACGGTGTCGCGATCCACGAGATCATCGACGTGCTCGGCAAGCCCGACTCGGGCGTCGACCTCAGCGCGCTGACCGTCGTCGGTCACCGCGTGGTCCAGGGAGGCGAGGAGTTCTCCGCGCCGACCATCATCGACGACGAGGTGGAGCGCGGCATCGCGAAGCTCTCCGTCCTCGCGCCTCTGCACAACCCGGGCCACGTGGCCGGCATCTCGGCCGCGCGCGCCCAGTTCCCGAACATCCCGCACGTCGCGGTGTTCGACACGGCGTTCCACACAACGCTCTCGGAGGCGGCGTACACGTACCCGCTGGACCTGCGCGTCGCCAAGGAGCACGGGATCCGCAAGTACGGCTTCCACGGCACCTCGCACGGCTACGTGTCCCGCGAGTGCGCCGCGCTCATGGGCAAGGAGCCCAAGGACGTCAACATCATCACGCTGCACCTGGGCAACGGCGCGTCCGCCGATGCCGTCCAGGGCGGTCACGCGGTCGACACGTCGATGGGCCTCACCCCGCTCGACGGCCTCATGATGGGCTCGCGCACGGGCACCATCGACCCCGCGGTCGTGTTCCACCTGCACCGCGCGGCCGGCATGTCGATCGACGAGATCGACACGCTCTTCAACAAGCAGTCGGGCCTGCTCGGCATGTGCGGCTACTCGGACCTGCGCGACGTCCACAAGGCGATCGACGAGGGCAGCCACGACGCGCGCCTCGCGCTCGACGTGTACACCCGCCGCATCAAGGGCTACGTGGGCCAGTACTTCGCGCTCATGGGATCCGTCGACGCGATCGTGTTCACCGCGGGCGTCGGAGAGAACGACGACGTCGTGCGCCTCGAGTCGCTCCAGGGCCTCGAGGGTCTCGGCATCAAGATCGACGAGGAGAAGAACGCGGGCCGCAAGAAGCAGGCCACGCTCGTCTCCGCCGACGACTCGAAGGTGCAGATCTGGGTGATCCCGACCGACGAGGAGCGCGAGATCGCGACGCAGTCGATCGCGGCCGTCTCCTAA
- a CDS encoding diguanylate cyclase encodes MAEPVLPWVQGQENYLGQVARAVTIVLGLVAVVDVFYAVMVTSLWRDVLWGLLVMDFLGIVGALGSIAMVRRGHVLFGSIAIFVLAIVQIVVSAWVLGWQSGVHLFLIAGGALAVLVFTDRQRALRWGFGVLSVGVFVFCQFALPDQVDRFGVTPEQRSVLFTANAIFTALATTIVSLATHTRASTAWRAVAASSARSEHLANTDELTGLPNRRPILELLDSLSAPGAGAYCVAVADLDHFKRINDTFGHSCGDVVLSVVGHRLREHLRAGDMIGRWGGEEFVFVMPLTSLDDAAQVMERARGRGGPRDTLLGAFARGADVYRPGGWPGR; translated from the coding sequence GTGGCTGAGCCCGTCCTCCCGTGGGTCCAGGGCCAGGAGAACTATCTGGGCCAGGTTGCCCGCGCCGTCACGATCGTCCTCGGGCTCGTCGCGGTGGTCGATGTCTTCTACGCGGTGATGGTCACGTCGCTGTGGCGCGACGTGCTCTGGGGCCTGCTGGTCATGGACTTCCTCGGCATCGTCGGCGCGCTCGGGTCGATCGCGATGGTGCGTCGCGGCCACGTGCTGTTCGGATCCATCGCGATATTCGTGCTCGCGATCGTGCAGATCGTGGTGTCCGCGTGGGTGCTGGGCTGGCAGTCGGGCGTCCACCTGTTCCTCATCGCGGGCGGGGCGCTCGCGGTGCTCGTGTTCACCGATCGGCAGCGCGCGCTGCGGTGGGGATTCGGCGTCCTCAGCGTCGGCGTCTTCGTGTTCTGTCAGTTCGCGCTCCCCGACCAGGTCGACCGCTTCGGCGTGACACCGGAGCAGAGGTCCGTCCTGTTCACGGCCAACGCGATCTTCACCGCTCTCGCCACGACCATCGTGTCGCTCGCGACGCACACGAGGGCGAGCACCGCGTGGCGCGCAGTCGCGGCGTCCTCCGCTCGCTCGGAGCACCTCGCGAACACCGACGAGCTCACCGGGCTCCCGAACCGTCGCCCCATCCTCGAGCTGCTGGACTCGCTCTCGGCGCCGGGCGCCGGCGCGTACTGCGTCGCGGTCGCCGACCTCGACCACTTCAAGCGGATCAACGACACGTTCGGGCACTCCTGCGGCGACGTCGTGCTCTCGGTCGTGGGGCACCGGCTGCGCGAGCACCTCAGGGCCGGGGACATGATCGGCCGCTGGGGAGGCGAGGAGTTCGTGTTCGTGATGCCGCTGACGAGCCTCGACGACGCCGCCCAGGTGATGGAGCGCGCGCGTGGTCGTGGCGGGCCACGCGATACCCTGCTCGGGGCATTCGCACGAGGTGCAGATGTCTATCGGCCTGGCGGATGGCCGGGACGATGA
- a CDS encoding SURF1 family protein — protein MSGTRGRLRWGALSAAVALMIVAVTVTGALGWWQWTRAHETGRTVVPDPAVPLAEVVLPGDASGAEIGRQVTVTGRWADAEPFVVTGREVDGQAAQFLVRALLVDADATGTGEPATLAVIVGWADADAAPSVDVPSGDVELEGYLRAAESSASATAGSAVGATVAGSVATSVFAQEWPSPLYTAVLVSYEGIDGWEALEPLEPTRETNFRNAAYAVEWWIFGAFAAFVAVRWMRDNGRVRPVEDEDPGAQEDT, from the coding sequence GTGAGCGGGACCCGCGGGCGCCTGCGGTGGGGCGCGCTGAGCGCCGCCGTGGCCCTCATGATCGTCGCCGTCACCGTCACGGGTGCGCTCGGATGGTGGCAGTGGACCCGCGCGCACGAGACCGGTCGGACCGTCGTCCCCGACCCTGCGGTGCCGCTCGCCGAGGTGGTGCTGCCCGGCGACGCCTCGGGCGCGGAGATCGGTCGGCAGGTCACCGTGACCGGCCGGTGGGCCGATGCCGAGCCCTTCGTCGTCACCGGGCGCGAGGTCGACGGCCAGGCGGCTCAGTTCCTCGTGCGGGCCCTGCTCGTCGACGCGGATGCGACGGGGACGGGCGAGCCCGCGACCCTCGCAGTGATCGTCGGATGGGCTGACGCCGACGCTGCGCCGTCGGTCGACGTGCCCTCGGGTGACGTCGAGCTCGAGGGGTACCTGCGCGCGGCCGAGTCGTCGGCATCGGCGACGGCCGGCTCGGCCGTCGGCGCGACTGTCGCCGGGTCCGTCGCGACCTCGGTGTTCGCGCAGGAGTGGCCGTCGCCCCTCTACACGGCCGTGCTCGTCTCGTACGAGGGCATCGACGGCTGGGAGGCGCTCGAGCCGCTCGAGCCGACGCGCGAGACGAACTTCCGCAACGCCGCGTACGCGGTCGAGTGGTGGATCTTCGGCGCCTTCGCGGCGTTCGTCGCGGTGCGCTGGATGCGTGACAATGGGCGCGTGCGTCCCGTCGAGGACGAGGACCCCGGAGCCCAGGAGGACACGTGA